The Alteripontixanthobacter sp. genome has a window encoding:
- a CDS encoding FliH/SctL family protein: protein MANMFEPSAPGETAPSPDWIAQSARARQFMPDRRFGKPDRRHAEPAAPSSQDDALAIARSEGEALGRAQAEAEFAERQAARDSLRSQLATIDETAGEMLAARLAETVALLCERTLEPLALDREQLNRRCRKAVEMLGQETRQLTLHVNPEDVSALDQSVAEGLRIEPDPLLERGSIKLEGVEGCVLDGPLQWRAAIADALGCDPG from the coding sequence ATGGCGAATATGTTTGAACCATCCGCACCGGGCGAAACAGCGCCATCGCCCGACTGGATCGCGCAGTCGGCGCGCGCACGGCAATTCATGCCCGATCGCCGCTTCGGCAAACCCGATCGGCGCCACGCAGAACCCGCAGCACCGTCATCGCAGGACGATGCGCTGGCCATTGCGCGGTCCGAAGGCGAGGCGCTGGGCCGCGCGCAGGCGGAGGCCGAATTTGCCGAACGTCAGGCAGCGCGAGACAGCTTGCGCAGCCAGTTGGCGACAATCGACGAAACTGCGGGCGAAATGCTCGCCGCCCGGCTGGCAGAAACGGTGGCGCTGCTATGCGAACGCACGCTGGAGCCGCTCGCGCTGGACCGCGAGCAATTGAACCGGCGCTGCCGCAAGGCGGTGGAAATGCTGGGGCAGGAGACGCGGCAATTGACCCTGCATGTGAACCCCGAAGATGTCTCGGCACTTGATCAAAGCGTAGCCGAAGGCCTGCGGATCGAACCCGATCCCTTGCTCGAACGCGGTTCGATCAAGCTGGAAGGCGTGGAAGGCTGCGTGCTCGACGGGCCGCTGCAATGGCGCGCGGCGATTGCCGATGCGCTGGGCTGCGATCCGGGCTGA
- a CDS encoding FliG C-terminal domain-containing protein translates to MSQPDPMTNGDLERAAVIVMLLGDDEAAGILSHFGPEELQALGTAMCALGEVGPERIAAAIDGFIAQADSQALPAADRTAQVRSTMQRAVGEAKADNLMQRIAPETPTASLELARWLAPSVVASLVEAEHPQAVAVLLLLLEPDPAAQTLSLLPAALQPQVVERIARMGPVAASAVEMLDEMLSASIAARFGKAALTMGGAREAADLINNAAASVGQTVLPVLTEREPELARMIEAEMFTFAMVLAMDGKDIGRLLRDVESEALIDALAGLPEAERDPVFAAMSSRAADGVRDEIELRGKIRREDVLSAQKTMIAKARELGGAGEISFGSDDGEYV, encoded by the coding sequence ATGAGCCAGCCTGATCCGATGACAAACGGTGACCTGGAGCGCGCGGCGGTGATCGTGATGCTGCTGGGCGATGACGAGGCGGCGGGTATCCTGTCGCATTTCGGCCCGGAAGAATTGCAGGCGCTCGGCACTGCGATGTGCGCGCTGGGCGAAGTAGGTCCGGAACGCATCGCTGCGGCTATCGACGGGTTCATCGCGCAGGCAGACAGCCAGGCGTTGCCCGCCGCCGATCGCACTGCGCAGGTCCGCAGCACCATGCAGCGCGCCGTGGGTGAGGCCAAGGCCGACAATCTGATGCAGCGGATCGCTCCCGAGACGCCAACCGCGTCGCTGGAACTGGCCCGCTGGCTGGCCCCGTCCGTGGTCGCCTCGCTGGTGGAGGCCGAGCATCCGCAGGCTGTTGCCGTGCTGCTGCTGCTGCTCGAACCCGATCCTGCCGCACAGACGCTCAGCCTGCTGCCCGCAGCCTTGCAGCCGCAAGTAGTGGAACGCATCGCCAGGATGGGTCCGGTGGCGGCAAGCGCGGTGGAAATGCTCGATGAAATGCTTTCCGCCAGTATCGCCGCTCGCTTCGGCAAGGCGGCGTTGACGATGGGCGGCGCGCGCGAAGCGGCCGATCTGATCAACAATGCGGCGGCCAGCGTGGGTCAGACCGTGCTGCCGGTCTTGACCGAGCGCGAGCCCGAGCTGGCCCGGATGATCGAGGCGGAGATGTTCACCTTCGCGATGGTGCTGGCGATGGATGGCAAGGATATAGGCCGCCTGCTGCGCGACGTGGAAAGCGAAGCGCTGATCGATGCGTTGGCGGGACTGCCCGAAGCAGAGCGGGATCCGGTGTTCGCGGCAATGTCCAGCCGGGCAGCCGACGGCGTTCGCGACGAGATCGAACTGCGCGGCAAGATCCGCCGCGAAGATGTCCTCAGCGCGCAAAAGACGATGATTGCAAAAGCCCGCGAATTGGGCGGTGCGGGCGAGATTTCCTTCGGCAGCGACGATGGCGAATATGTTTGA
- the fliF gene encoding flagellar basal-body MS-ring/collar protein FliF, producing the protein MASTDLAGTSGAAAVPPAMGGNILDSGKALLAQPAIRKALPAIGGLGALAVVALLWMAMSTPPQRTLYSSLGDAERASVVEVLDGAGIDYAIDNSTGMVSVAENDLYRARMLVASDGALASPETGAAMLDSIPLGASRTLEGERLKNVRERELMMTIAEIDAVESVRVHLAQPQRSAFVRDNAPPSASVMLRLARGRSLSDAQVSAIVNLVAGSVPGMATDEVRVADQHGNLLSADGDSGAGDMLKLQANYEDKLRAQIDGLLVPMLGAGNFSSEVQVELDNSEQTSARESYDKDGVVRSETEMRSTRRDSGPAGGIPGVLANTPPADAVLEDGAPQGGDAGGEDAGQTAGETSARRTYELGREVAVTSNAPGGLRRLSVAVALSREALDKIKPATAEQVEKLVAAAVGADPERGDTVAVIAGTFEPVVAEETPFYEASWFAAVLRNAVALIAVILALLFGVRPLVRALKREEPTEGDAPIDGGELLAQGVLDPAANSAGTSGSGPDTEALREQVALARSLAAQQPDRAATALRRMLAEPAGSASA; encoded by the coding sequence ATGGCTTCCACCGATCTGGCAGGCACCTCGGGTGCCGCCGCCGTTCCGCCGGCGATGGGCGGCAATATCCTCGATTCCGGCAAGGCGCTGCTGGCGCAGCCCGCGATTCGCAAGGCGTTACCCGCGATTGGCGGACTGGGCGCGCTGGCGGTGGTTGCGCTGCTGTGGATGGCAATGTCCACCCCGCCGCAGCGCACGCTCTATTCCTCGCTCGGCGATGCGGAACGGGCCAGCGTGGTGGAAGTGCTGGACGGGGCCGGGATCGATTACGCGATCGACAACAGCACCGGCATGGTCAGCGTGGCGGAAAACGATCTTTATCGCGCGCGGATGCTGGTTGCTAGCGACGGCGCATTGGCCTCGCCCGAAACCGGCGCGGCGATGCTCGATTCCATCCCGTTGGGTGCCAGCCGCACGCTGGAAGGCGAGCGGCTGAAGAATGTCCGCGAGCGCGAACTGATGATGACCATCGCCGAAATCGACGCGGTGGAAAGCGTGCGGGTACATCTCGCACAGCCGCAGCGCAGCGCCTTCGTGCGCGACAATGCGCCGCCCAGCGCCTCGGTAATGCTGCGCCTTGCGCGCGGACGCAGCCTGTCCGATGCGCAGGTCAGCGCGATTGTGAACCTGGTGGCAGGATCGGTGCCGGGCATGGCGACCGATGAAGTGCGCGTGGCCGACCAACATGGCAATCTGCTGTCCGCCGATGGCGATAGCGGGGCAGGCGACATGCTGAAACTGCAGGCGAATTACGAAGACAAGCTGCGCGCGCAGATCGACGGGCTGCTCGTGCCGATGCTGGGTGCGGGCAATTTTTCCAGCGAAGTGCAGGTAGAGCTGGATAATAGCGAACAGACCAGCGCACGCGAAAGTTACGACAAGGACGGCGTGGTCCGCTCCGAAACCGAGATGCGCTCCACCCGCCGCGATAGCGGGCCTGCCGGGGGTATACCCGGCGTACTGGCGAACACTCCTCCGGCCGATGCCGTGCTGGAGGATGGCGCACCGCAAGGCGGCGATGCTGGGGGCGAAGATGCCGGCCAGACTGCCGGCGAAACCAGCGCCAGGCGCACATACGAACTTGGCCGGGAAGTCGCCGTCACCAGCAACGCTCCGGGCGGATTGCGCCGCCTGTCGGTGGCTGTCGCGCTCAGCCGGGAGGCGCTCGACAAGATCAAGCCCGCTACTGCCGAGCAGGTCGAAAAACTGGTCGCCGCAGCGGTTGGCGCCGATCCCGAGCGCGGCGATACGGTGGCGGTGATCGCCGGCACGTTCGAGCCGGTGGTGGCCGAGGAAACGCCGTTTTACGAAGCATCGTGGTTCGCCGCCGTGCTGCGCAACGCGGTTGCGCTGATCGCGGTGATCCTGGCGCTGCTGTTCGGGGTTCGCCCGCTGGTCCGCGCGCTCAAACGCGAAGAGCCGACGGAAGGCGATGCGCCGATCGATGGCGGAGAGTTGCTCGCCCAAGGCGTGTTAGATCCTGCTGCAAACTCTGCCGGAACGTCCGGTTCCGGCCCCGATACAGAGGCGCTGCGTGAACAGGTCGCGCTCGCCCGCAGCCTGGCGGCGCAGCAACCCGACCGCGCAGCCACCGCGCTTCGCCGGATGCTGGCCGAACCAGCCGGGAGCGCCAGCGCATGA
- the fliE gene encoding flagellar hook-basal body complex protein FliE: MSAGAIGGAGGVGQVIALRQQILQQSDTLKSLREAGAGQAAAPTPASADGGIAAPKPGGGFADTLKSAVETVNASQLKSADMTAAYERGEVTDIAQVMLARQESGLAFEATLQVRNKLLSAYQDIMRMGV; encoded by the coding sequence ATGAGCGCCGGGGCCATTGGCGGCGCAGGCGGCGTGGGTCAGGTGATCGCCTTGCGCCAGCAGATCCTGCAGCAATCCGACACGCTGAAATCCTTGCGCGAGGCGGGCGCCGGGCAAGCTGCGGCCCCAACTCCGGCTTCGGCCGATGGCGGGATTGCCGCACCCAAACCGGGCGGCGGTTTTGCCGATACGCTGAAATCGGCGGTGGAAACGGTCAATGCCAGCCAGCTCAAATCGGCCGATATGACCGCAGCCTATGAACGCGGCGAAGTGACCGACATCGCGCAGGTCATGCTTGCGCGGCAGGAATCCGGGCTGGCTTTCGAAGCCACGCTGCAAGTGCGCAACAAGCTGCTGTCGGCCTATCAAGACATCATGCGAATGGGAGTGTAA
- a CDS encoding sigma 54-interacting transcriptional regulator — protein sequence MGRITVTSDCRKIHAGLAARAATVLDCSPVDGEIVLCDAGENPSAPRGAVLVSLSRGGDAKLTRIGPNRFALEYAEGMDCGALAAVLAAANGGGSVCADPASTAMFALAQRVAAADIPVLVEGPTGTGKEVLARYIHSASARADKPFIAVNCAAMPEAMLEAMLFGHRKGAFTGASEASEGFFRAADGGTLLLDEIGEMPVALQAKLLRTLQEGEVVPLGQAAPVPVDVRIVACTNRDLPTEVAEGRFREDLYYRLNVFPLAIDALRTRIGDIAPLAFAMVLRHCAGEQMPWIGEDALAKLARHPWPGNVRELENVVRRALLLAGDEREIGPDHIRFDNAVRALPGSDTPAIPLRTDGSVRLADIARSSEAQAILDTLDACSGNRGATARKLGISERTLRYRMADMREAGLLAAGGAR from the coding sequence ATGGGCCGGATTACAGTAACAAGCGATTGCAGAAAGATTCACGCAGGGCTGGCGGCGCGGGCTGCCACCGTGCTGGATTGCAGCCCGGTGGATGGGGAAATCGTGCTGTGCGATGCCGGTGAAAATCCCTCGGCGCCGCGCGGGGCTGTGCTGGTGTCGCTGTCTCGCGGCGGCGATGCGAAGCTTACTCGGATCGGGCCCAATCGTTTCGCGCTGGAATATGCCGAAGGAATGGACTGCGGCGCGCTCGCTGCGGTTTTGGCTGCGGCCAATGGAGGCGGCTCGGTATGTGCCGATCCTGCCAGCACGGCGATGTTCGCCCTGGCCCAGCGTGTCGCCGCTGCGGATATTCCGGTACTGGTCGAAGGGCCGACGGGTACCGGCAAGGAAGTGCTTGCCCGCTATATCCATTCCGCCAGCGCGCGGGCCGACAAGCCGTTCATCGCCGTCAATTGCGCCGCCATGCCCGAAGCGATGCTGGAAGCCATGCTGTTCGGCCACCGCAAGGGTGCCTTCACCGGCGCGAGCGAAGCGTCCGAAGGGTTTTTCCGCGCTGCCGATGGCGGCACGTTGCTGCTCGACGAAATCGGCGAGATGCCGGTCGCGCTGCAAGCCAAATTGCTGCGCACCCTGCAGGAAGGCGAGGTCGTGCCGCTGGGCCAGGCCGCCCCTGTGCCGGTCGATGTGCGGATCGTCGCCTGCACCAATCGCGACCTGCCCACCGAAGTGGCCGAGGGACGTTTCCGCGAAGACCTTTATTACCGTCTCAACGTGTTTCCCCTGGCAATCGACGCGCTGCGCACGCGCATAGGCGATATTGCGCCGCTCGCTTTCGCGATGGTGCTGCGTCACTGCGCGGGCGAGCAAATGCCTTGGATCGGCGAAGATGCGCTGGCGAAACTGGCCCGGCATCCCTGGCCCGGCAATGTCCGCGAGCTGGAAAACGTGGTTCGCCGCGCATTGCTGCTGGCTGGCGATGAGCGCGAGATCGGCCCCGATCACATCCGCTTCGACAATGCGGTACGCGCCTTGCCCGGCAGCGATACACCCGCGATCCCGCTACGAACCGACGGCAGCGTTAGGCTGGCCGACATTGCGCGCAGTTCCGAAGCGCAGGCGATCCTCGACACGCTCGATGCATGTTCCGGCAATCGCGGCGCGACTGCCCGCAAACTCGGAATTAGCGAGCGCACGCTGCGCTACCGCATGGCGGATATGCGCGAGGCCGGACTGCTCGCTGCCGGAGGCGCACGATGA
- a CDS encoding flagellin — protein MTVINTNISALQASNASSRANMMLGQAMERLSTGTRINGAKDDAAGLAIATGMTSDIRAMNQGIRNANDGIALAQTAEGALDEVSNMLQRVRELAVQSSTGTYSATDRGFMDAEVDELQAQIGDILSNTTFNGVTLFSTASGTDVSVTIAINATETVDLTSKAIDGANVSTTALDVTSTTAAATTITNVDSALDEVNATRATLGAGQNRLESAISNLTSQSTNLSDARSRIMDTDYSAETTALAKAQILSQASTAMLAQANQSQQNVLSLLR, from the coding sequence ATGACGGTAATCAACACAAATATCAGCGCCCTGCAGGCGTCGAATGCTTCCAGCCGCGCCAATATGATGCTGGGTCAGGCGATGGAACGCCTATCCACCGGAACGCGCATCAACGGCGCGAAAGACGATGCCGCCGGGCTTGCCATCGCCACCGGCATGACCAGCGATATCCGCGCCATGAACCAGGGCATTCGTAATGCCAATGACGGTATTGCGCTGGCGCAGACGGCCGAAGGCGCGCTGGATGAAGTCAGCAACATGCTGCAGCGCGTTCGCGAATTGGCAGTGCAGTCCAGCACAGGCACCTATTCGGCGACCGATCGCGGCTTCATGGATGCCGAAGTCGACGAATTGCAGGCCCAGATCGGCGACATCCTGAGCAACACGACCTTTAACGGCGTGACGCTGTTCAGCACCGCTTCGGGAACCGACGTATCGGTCACCATCGCCATCAATGCGACCGAAACGGTCGATCTGACGAGCAAGGCGATTGACGGGGCCAATGTCAGCACCACGGCGCTGGATGTTACCAGCACGACCGCCGCTGCCACGACGATCACCAATGTCGATTCCGCGCTGGACGAGGTGAACGCCACACGGGCGACCCTGGGTGCCGGGCAGAACCGCCTGGAATCCGCGATCAGCAACCTGACCTCGCAATCGACCAATCTGTCCGATGCTCGCAGCCGGATCATGGATACCGACTATTCGGCGGAAACCACCGCGCTCGCCAAGGCGCAGATCCTCAGCCAGGCGTCCACCGCGATGTTGGCGCAGGCCAATCAGAGCCAGCAGAACGTGCTGTCGCTGCTGCGGTAA
- a CDS encoding HAD family hydrolase, whose translation MTDTILPHELPGVLDGRSQAKILSLDCFDTLLWRDTHAPAGVFGALPELTTAQRMRGESRARKAASVARGSSEVTIGEIYTHAMPNACDAQRGEAIAAELAAEASHCFAFAPTVELMRAAKAAGMRIVIVSDTYLDKRQLGGLIAAGAGRDVADMIDSIFCSSKIGLSKSQGMFGPVLKALKCKRSDILHIGDNRLADYDGARALGIPALHLLQFSQETRQRLRFEESIAAMIAPDTRTPQPHRAALSLGEPSQGDPAAMLGFSVLGPVFNAYRSWLEGEAARLEAAHEGKVHWLFLMRDGHLPRAVHALRHPDDPGHAIELSRFAATAASLNSNQAIQQHVEQEFGLNPATLARQLLFTDSEIDKLVDDDIEQSSLRLLAETRKGARRKIIRSRARAYAARLVAHIVREVGPKRGDVLMLVDLGYNGSAQNHVDALLREELGVHVAGRYLLMRETDAPGLDKAGMIGPDTCDTRTLEALCANVAVIEQLSTTALGSVVDYTEEGQPLRRNSGLKSCQSEVRDQVQAGCLEFCRMAGDPVLRPQDENAARNWREGAIAALARFMYLPLPQELAVLEDFEHDVNTGSDRMVPLFDTVEAREGMRRRGLFYMKGAQRMYLPAELAGEDLATRLSLFAHKRFGLGFTYEDDAPGAPEFPVIHIDGPQASQSNVTAQPTHDGYFAMRVPIGAGRYSIAVQFGAKLEWVQVESVTAAPVSSLKDGDVQPVPLAPMLDDMEQTAPHLFHCQSETGLMLINPPRSENGDAGQDQLMVEIVFRPLVERRSGAARTDAQPIRQEVAA comes from the coding sequence ATGACCGATACGATACTGCCGCATGAATTGCCGGGTGTGCTGGATGGGCGCAGCCAGGCGAAAATCCTCTCGCTCGACTGTTTCGACACGCTGCTGTGGCGCGATACCCATGCGCCCGCCGGTGTGTTCGGGGCTTTGCCCGAACTGACCACCGCCCAGCGGATGCGCGGGGAGAGCCGGGCGCGCAAGGCGGCGAGCGTGGCGCGGGGCAGCAGCGAGGTTACGATCGGGGAGATTTACACCCACGCCATGCCGAACGCCTGCGATGCGCAGCGGGGGGAGGCTATCGCGGCGGAACTGGCAGCGGAAGCATCCCATTGTTTCGCCTTTGCCCCGACCGTGGAGCTGATGCGCGCAGCCAAAGCTGCCGGGATGCGCATAGTGATCGTGTCCGACACCTATCTCGACAAGCGGCAATTGGGCGGCCTGATCGCGGCAGGGGCGGGGCGCGATGTGGCGGATATGATCGACAGTATCTTCTGTTCTTCGAAAATTGGCCTGTCGAAATCGCAGGGGATGTTCGGCCCGGTGCTCAAGGCGCTGAAATGCAAACGCTCCGATATCCTCCATATCGGCGATAACAGGCTGGCCGATTACGATGGCGCGCGGGCCCTTGGGATACCGGCGCTGCATTTGCTGCAATTTTCGCAAGAGACGCGCCAGCGACTGCGTTTCGAGGAAAGCATCGCTGCGATGATCGCACCCGATACGCGCACCCCGCAACCGCACCGGGCGGCGCTCTCGCTAGGCGAGCCAAGCCAAGGCGATCCAGCTGCCATGCTCGGTTTCTCGGTGCTCGGCCCGGTATTCAACGCTTACCGTTCCTGGCTGGAAGGCGAGGCGGCCCGGCTGGAGGCAGCGCATGAGGGTAAGGTTCACTGGCTGTTCCTGATGCGCGACGGCCATCTGCCGCGCGCAGTGCACGCGCTTCGCCATCCGGACGATCCCGGCCATGCCATCGAGCTCAGCCGGTTCGCCGCAACCGCCGCATCGCTCAACAGCAATCAGGCGATCCAGCAGCATGTCGAACAGGAATTCGGCCTCAACCCGGCAACGCTGGCCCGTCAATTGCTGTTCACCGATAGCGAGATCGACAAGCTGGTGGACGACGATATCGAACAATCGAGCCTCCGCCTGCTGGCCGAAACCCGTAAAGGTGCGCGCCGCAAGATTATCCGCAGCCGCGCCCGCGCCTATGCTGCGCGGCTGGTGGCACATATCGTGCGCGAGGTCGGGCCGAAGCGCGGCGATGTGCTGATGCTGGTCGATCTGGGCTATAATGGCTCGGCCCAGAACCACGTCGATGCATTGCTCCGCGAGGAGCTTGGCGTGCATGTGGCGGGCCGCTATCTGCTCATGCGGGAAACCGATGCGCCGGGGCTGGACAAGGCCGGCATGATCGGCCCCGACACCTGCGATACCCGCACGCTCGAGGCCTTATGCGCAAATGTCGCGGTGATCGAGCAGCTGAGCACCACGGCATTGGGGTCGGTGGTGGATTACACCGAGGAGGGGCAGCCGCTGCGCCGCAACAGCGGTCTCAAGAGCTGCCAGAGCGAAGTACGCGACCAGGTGCAGGCGGGCTGTCTGGAATTCTGCCGGATGGCGGGCGATCCGGTGCTGCGGCCGCAGGATGAGAACGCGGCGCGCAATTGGCGCGAGGGCGCTATCGCTGCGCTGGCGCGGTTCATGTACCTGCCGCTGCCGCAGGAACTGGCGGTGCTGGAGGATTTCGAGCACGATGTGAACACCGGCAGCGACCGCATGGTCCCGCTGTTCGATACGGTCGAAGCGCGCGAGGGAATGCGGCGGCGCGGATTGTTCTACATGAAAGGCGCGCAGCGCATGTATCTGCCCGCAGAACTCGCCGGGGAAGACCTCGCCACGCGCCTGTCCCTGTTTGCGCATAAGCGCTTCGGCTTGGGCTTCACCTATGAAGACGACGCGCCCGGCGCGCCGGAGTTTCCGGTTATCCATATTGACGGGCCGCAAGCTTCCCAGTCCAATGTGACCGCCCAGCCCACGCATGATGGCTATTTCGCCATGCGCGTGCCGATCGGGGCCGGACGCTACAGCATTGCCGTGCAATTCGGCGCGAAGCTGGAATGGGTGCAGGTCGAAAGCGTGACCGCAGCGCCCGTCTCCAGCCTGAAGGATGGCGATGTGCAGCCGGTTCCGCTGGCCCCGATGCTGGACGATATGGAACAGACCGCGCCGCATCTGTTCCACTGCCAATCGGAAACCGGACTGATGCTGATCAATCCGCCGCGGTCCGAAAATGGCGATGCGGGACAGGACCAGCTGATGGTCGAAATAGTCTTCCGTCCGCTGGTGGAACGGCGCAGCGGTGCCGCCCGAACCGACGCGCAACCGATCAGGCAAGAAGTGGCAGCATGA
- a CDS encoding flagellar motor protein MotB — protein sequence MEAALEPDAPLRPIIVKKVFVQEAGHHGGAWKVAYADFVTAMMAFFLMLWLLGATTEAQRKGLADYFTPTLVKLKQQSAGSDGLLGGSSITDVDNYPNRAGQTGNQEMTIPRAATGGPSEGGAADSAEGTRHAALKKRIEQRMARTEQLRRLVRQVRVVRTPQGVRIDLVDDADFSMFALGTTVLTNDARALVGVVSAAVREDGGKIIIRGHTDALKWKPGLRANNWSLSTGRAEATRQAMLREGLPELRFERIEGVADRELLVADNPADPRNRRISILLTGQAEPLVTEPDGVST from the coding sequence ATGGAGGCAGCGTTGGAGCCTGATGCGCCGCTCCGTCCGATCATCGTCAAGAAGGTGTTCGTGCAGGAGGCCGGGCATCATGGCGGCGCGTGGAAAGTCGCCTATGCCGATTTCGTCACCGCGATGATGGCGTTCTTCCTGATGCTGTGGCTGCTGGGCGCCACCACCGAAGCGCAGCGTAAGGGCCTGGCCGATTACTTCACTCCCACGCTGGTCAAGCTCAAGCAGCAAAGCGCAGGTTCTGATGGGCTGCTGGGAGGCAGCTCCATCACCGATGTCGACAATTATCCCAACCGCGCCGGCCAGACCGGCAATCAAGAAATGACCATTCCGCGCGCTGCAACCGGCGGTCCGAGCGAGGGCGGCGCTGCCGACAGTGCGGAAGGCACGCGCCACGCTGCGCTGAAGAAGCGGATCGAACAACGCATGGCCCGGACCGAACAATTGCGCCGGCTGGTCCGCCAGGTGCGCGTGGTGCGCACCCCGCAGGGCGTCCGTATCGATCTGGTTGACGATGCGGATTTCTCGATGTTCGCGTTAGGCACCACCGTGCTGACCAACGATGCCCGGGCACTTGTGGGCGTAGTATCCGCCGCGGTGCGTGAGGATGGCGGCAAGATCATCATTCGCGGCCATACCGATGCGCTGAAATGGAAACCGGGGCTCAGGGCGAATAACTGGTCGCTTTCTACCGGCCGGGCGGAGGCGACCCGGCAGGCGATGCTGCGCGAAGGGTTGCCCGAACTGCGCTTCGAGCGGATCGAGGGCGTGGCCGACCGTGAATTGCTGGTGGCGGACAATCCGGCAGACCCGCGCAACCGGCGCATTTCGATCCTGCTTACCGGGCAGGCGGAACCGCTGGTGACCGAGCCCGATGGGGTTTCTACCTAG
- the motA gene encoding flagellar motor stator protein MotA yields the protein MFAAVGIVVLLVLVFGGFVMSGGALGPVMAAIPVEMTIIGGAAIGALIAGNSMHELKAIGGGFARVFKGPRYTDQDHVDAIALTSRLMKIQRAEGPVALESHVTAPQDSAIFAEYPRLLADKGVTDLICDTLTLIVVSSGTLETHAVEEVMDNSIKTQLHELDEPAHALQNLADALPALGIVAAVLGIVKTMGSIDEPPAVLGKMIGSALVGTFLGVLLAYGIVGPLAGRLKQINAHDQQILHSVKQVIIASLHGYPQPLVVESARSGLAPAHRPPLTDLLDVLRGR from the coding sequence ATGTTTGCAGCCGTCGGTATCGTAGTCTTGCTCGTCCTCGTTTTCGGGGGATTCGTGATGAGCGGGGGTGCGCTCGGCCCGGTCATGGCCGCCATTCCGGTGGAAATGACGATCATCGGGGGGGCCGCCATCGGCGCGCTGATCGCGGGCAATTCCATGCACGAGCTGAAAGCCATCGGCGGCGGTTTCGCGCGGGTGTTCAAGGGACCGCGCTATACCGACCAGGATCATGTCGATGCCATCGCGCTGACCAGCCGCCTGATGAAAATCCAGCGCGCGGAAGGCCCGGTTGCGCTGGAAAGCCATGTGACCGCCCCGCAAGACAGCGCGATCTTCGCCGAATATCCGCGATTGCTGGCCGACAAGGGGGTCACCGACCTCATCTGCGATACGCTGACGCTGATCGTGGTATCGTCCGGCACGCTGGAAACCCATGCGGTGGAGGAAGTGATGGACAATTCCATCAAGACCCAGCTGCACGAATTGGACGAACCGGCCCACGCCTTGCAGAATCTGGCCGATGCGCTGCCGGCACTGGGTATTGTCGCCGCCGTGCTCGGCATCGTGAAGACGATGGGATCGATCGACGAGCCGCCGGCCGTGCTCGGCAAGATGATCGGTTCGGCGCTGGTGGGCACGTTTCTGGGGGTGCTGCTGGCTTACGGCATCGTCGGCCCGCTGGCCGGGCGGCTGAAACAGATCAACGCGCATGACCAGCAGATCCTGCATTCGGTCAAGCAGGTTATCATCGCCTCGCTCCATGGCTATCCGCAGCCGCTGGTGGTGGAATCCGCCCGTAGCGGCCTCGCCCCCGCGCATCGTCCGCCGCTTACCGATCTGCTCGACGTGTTGCGGGGCCGCTGA